One Chitinophaga parva DNA segment encodes these proteins:
- a CDS encoding SusC/RagA family TonB-linked outer membrane protein, with protein MVHRSIQQYLPVLALALLAFALPGRVSAQDGGFVTGTLLDGYGQPVRAAAVVVKGSADTTYTGLSGEFKIKAGPQQTIILQHEGYNAITHKVAGATQDIRLRMEESYLQSPRRIPVLYGEATPATMVGSVASVYTNQLSTTPATLYAYALSGRLPGLYTYQTSGFRNPATGNNYDVNIFLGNIPHSGAGETSDNTEIGLSLRGNKPVTIIDGVQRDVYSIDPENIESISVLKDAMSTILLGQRSSRGVLLITTKRARAGKPRLSFTAQTGIQEAISMPKPLPAWQYAYLLNEALQNDGKDPLYTESDIKAYRDHTDPYGHPDVNWYHTILRKTAPISDYNLAINGGGNVARYAVALNYTDQKGLFRESNTENYNTNAELKRYLINADVNVDVTRNLNVGLQIFGRIQDGWQPGAGMANILGTLLNTPNNAYPIKNPNGTWGGTGNLTANLLSQTINSGYIQDQSKDVMSNVDIRYDLSKLLPGLAFVGKGNLSIQSQNALIRNKSDLVYHMSIDQGDTIYTKSGAGNSQSNSFAPVFNSQNFFGQLSFQYDHAFGRSNVTGGLYVDRRQTIYNYDLPGVATNLSAKGGYNYAGRYFLEAAINRSGYNRYMPGHQYGTFYAFGAGWDLAREGFLQDASSWLDQLKVRGVYGRTGNGIDNSGYYIWRQDFSEDNGIGGGIYSQGTVRSAGSGVRENGLANVNISWETASKTDVGFDAAFFKNKLVITGDYYHDVYANLLQTRGKSIALIGAAYPAENIGRNLYQGGELQVTYNGRAGAFNYFITGNANLFATKVLYMDEQRRDYSWNRRTGQPVGMPFGYIAEGLFQTADEANGSATIAGYKPLAGDIHYKDLNGDGEINQFDEAPIGTYKPTFYYGLTAGFSYKGIEFSALLQGVSNRDEYVANFATEGGFQFNNFTYGQAYQQITGRWTPETALTATYPRLTADANYGYNKASSTFWMHNGNYFRLKNVSLAYNLPYAWTSRLKIGSARIFVNGLNLFTHAAYDFVDPEVGVGAYPIQRVVNTGINVKF; from the coding sequence CAATATTTACCGGTACTGGCGCTCGCACTGCTGGCCTTTGCCCTCCCGGGGCGGGTGTCTGCGCAGGACGGGGGCTTTGTGACCGGTACCCTGCTCGATGGATACGGGCAGCCCGTACGCGCCGCCGCCGTGGTAGTAAAAGGCAGCGCAGACACTACATACACCGGGCTTTCCGGCGAGTTCAAAATAAAGGCCGGTCCGCAGCAAACTATTATCCTGCAGCACGAGGGGTACAATGCCATTACCCATAAAGTGGCCGGCGCCACGCAGGATATCCGCCTGCGCATGGAAGAAAGCTACCTGCAGTCCCCCAGGCGCATACCCGTACTGTATGGTGAGGCTACACCCGCCACCATGGTTGGATCCGTGGCATCTGTGTATACTAACCAGTTGTCTACCACGCCAGCCACCCTGTACGCCTACGCGCTCTCCGGCCGCCTGCCAGGCCTGTACACGTACCAGACCAGCGGCTTCCGTAATCCCGCCACGGGCAATAACTATGATGTGAATATTTTCCTTGGCAACATCCCGCACAGCGGTGCCGGCGAAACCAGTGATAATACAGAGATAGGCCTGTCACTCCGGGGAAATAAGCCGGTGACCATCATTGATGGTGTGCAGCGCGATGTGTATTCCATAGACCCGGAAAACATTGAGTCCATCTCCGTGCTGAAAGACGCCATGTCTACTATCCTGCTGGGCCAGCGCAGCTCCCGCGGCGTATTGCTCATTACCACCAAGCGGGCCCGCGCCGGTAAGCCCCGCTTGTCTTTCACCGCGCAAACCGGCATACAGGAAGCCATCAGCATGCCCAAGCCCCTGCCTGCGTGGCAATATGCTTACCTGCTCAATGAGGCCCTGCAAAATGATGGCAAAGACCCGTTGTACACAGAAAGCGATATCAAAGCCTACCGCGATCACACGGACCCTTATGGCCACCCGGATGTGAACTGGTACCATACCATCCTGCGCAAGACCGCCCCCATTTCCGATTACAACCTGGCCATCAATGGCGGCGGCAACGTGGCCCGCTACGCAGTGGCGCTGAACTATACTGACCAGAAAGGCCTCTTCCGCGAAAGCAATACGGAAAACTATAACACCAACGCAGAACTGAAACGTTACCTGATCAATGCAGACGTGAACGTGGATGTGACCCGCAACCTGAACGTAGGCCTGCAGATCTTTGGCCGCATCCAGGACGGTTGGCAGCCTGGCGCCGGTATGGCTAATATCCTGGGCACGCTTTTGAATACGCCTAACAACGCTTATCCCATTAAGAACCCGAACGGGACCTGGGGTGGCACCGGCAACCTGACGGCCAACCTCTTATCACAGACCATCAACAGCGGCTATATCCAGGATCAGAGCAAAGACGTGATGTCTAACGTGGACATCCGCTACGATCTCTCCAAACTACTGCCAGGCCTGGCTTTCGTGGGTAAGGGCAATTTGTCCATCCAGTCGCAGAATGCACTGATCCGCAATAAATCCGACCTGGTGTACCACATGAGCATTGACCAGGGCGATACGATCTACACCAAATCAGGCGCTGGCAATTCCCAGTCCAACAGCTTTGCACCGGTGTTCAATTCCCAGAACTTCTTCGGGCAGCTGTCTTTCCAATATGACCACGCGTTTGGCCGCAGCAACGTAACCGGGGGCTTATATGTGGACCGCCGCCAGACCATTTATAACTATGACCTGCCGGGTGTGGCGACCAATCTTTCCGCAAAAGGCGGCTACAACTATGCAGGCCGTTACTTCCTGGAAGCAGCCATTAACCGCAGTGGTTACAACCGTTATATGCCCGGTCATCAATACGGCACCTTCTACGCTTTCGGGGCGGGCTGGGACCTGGCCCGGGAAGGCTTCCTGCAGGACGCCTCCAGCTGGCTGGACCAGTTGAAGGTCCGGGGCGTGTACGGGCGTACCGGCAATGGGATAGACAACTCCGGCTACTATATCTGGCGCCAGGATTTTTCTGAAGACAATGGTATAGGTGGTGGCATTTACTCACAGGGCACGGTGCGCTCTGCCGGTTCCGGTGTGCGGGAGAATGGCCTGGCAAACGTGAATATTTCCTGGGAAACGGCCAGTAAGACAGACGTGGGTTTTGACGCCGCCTTCTTCAAAAATAAACTGGTGATCACCGGTGATTATTACCACGACGTATATGCGAACCTGTTACAGACCCGTGGTAAGAGCATTGCCCTGATCGGCGCCGCTTATCCCGCGGAGAACATTGGCCGCAACCTGTACCAGGGCGGTGAGCTGCAGGTGACCTACAACGGCCGCGCCGGTGCGTTCAACTACTTCATTACCGGCAATGCAAACCTGTTTGCCACCAAAGTGTTGTACATGGATGAGCAGCGCCGCGATTATAGCTGGAACCGCCGTACCGGCCAGCCGGTGGGCATGCCATTCGGCTACATTGCGGAAGGCCTGTTCCAGACGGCAGATGAAGCCAATGGCAGCGCCACCATTGCAGGTTACAAGCCCCTGGCCGGCGACATCCATTACAAAGACCTGAATGGGGACGGGGAGATCAACCAGTTTGATGAAGCGCCCATTGGCACGTATAAACCTACTTTCTATTACGGGCTTACCGCGGGCTTCTCTTACAAGGGCATTGAGTTCAGCGCTTTGCTGCAAGGTGTATCAAACCGCGATGAGTATGTAGCCAACTTTGCTACGGAAGGTGGTTTCCAGTTCAATAACTTCACTTACGGCCAGGCCTACCAGCAGATCACCGGCCGCTGGACCCCGGAAACCGCGCTCACCGCCACCTACCCGCGCCTCACGGCCGATGCCAACTACGGGTATAATAAGGCCAGCTCCACTTTCTGGATGCACAATGGCAACTACTTCCGCCTGAAGAATGTAAGCCTGGCGTACAACCTGCCTTATGCATGGACCAGCCGCCTGAAGATAGGCAGTGCCAGGATCTTCGTGAATGGGCTGAACCTCTTTACACATGCGGCGTACGACTTTGTAGATCCCGAAGTAGGCGTGGGGGCATACCCCATACAGCGGGTAGTGAACACCGGTATCAATGTTAAATTTTAG